The sequence GGAATGGCTGTTCTGAGGCGCTTGCGGGAGCCAATCGCCACCGAGAAGGTGCTGCCTGTTTGAAAGGGAGCAGAGGTACTGCTCGGAACGCGCCTAATTGTAACCCACGAACACGGGTGGGCCTGAAAGACGCCTGAACATTAAAGCGGTCGTCGTGCTCGCTTGCCGAGAGCGCAGCACACTGGGGCCTGAAGGGCTGGAAAGCGTGACCGAGGCTGGTTCCCACCGCCGGTCAAGCCCCAAGGGCTGGGattcacctcctcctctgctccacaaCTACTCAGGCCTGGGAAGGGGGGACTCTTGTTTTTCAGAACCCCCCAAAAGCACGTGGTTGTTGggtgttttccattttcctcttaCCTTTaacacagaagtgaagaagacGGAGCAGCCCATGAGCACAAAGATCATCAAGCCAGTGACTCTCTGCTCTCGTATCCCCAAAAACTTGGGTTGCTCCCCGGGAGCTGAGCAGTCAGACTCTACTTTGAGGCTGTTCACATGGGTGATGGACAGGACGGTGGCAGCCACAAACCAGGGCAGCCCCATCACGGAGCACACCCCGAGCATCACGGCCACCACAAAAAGGTCCAGGTGGTACCCGCATCCTTTCTGCAGGGAGCAAAGCAAGAGGCAGAGTGTCCCACAGCAGAAGAGCAACGACAACGTCGCAAGTCACGCTCCCACCCTACTGAGCTGAAGTCAGCTTCTTGAAAATTTAAAGCAAGGATTGGAAACAAATCAGGATGTAGCCAGTCTCTGCGCAAGCCCCTCGCATGGAAATCTGACAGGGGCTCAGACAAAGCAGATTGCGAGAGTCTGCGTGATATCGACTTCTCACAAAAAAGACATAAAACgactttttctcttcattcacAGAGAAATTGCCACCACTTGCAAAGAAGATGCAACTCTGAGCTATCCCTGGCAGCTCTTCAGAACGattccttcccccagctgccgctggcattttcaaacaaaagccCTCCTCTCTCTTGCTCCCCGACTGATTTGCTGCTCCGAAAGATtgcccacctcccctcccctgccctttgcTCCCCGTGTCATCAGTAACCCAGGAGAGCATCCTGCCACACAGCCCGACCTCGTCCCACACCAACGCCTTCCCAAAGCTTTTGGAATAGGAGCTTCTCCCCACTCCTGCAGCCCACAGTGGGCTGGGGACGGGCTCATCTCTTGCAGCCCCTTACCTTCAGCCTGTGCTCCTTCCTGTTGACAATAACAGCCGTGATCTGCTGGTCCATGAAGATCAGGatggtgcagagcagagctgggatgaGCGCAGCCGGCACCGTCCACCACGGGTTGGGGCCGATGGGGCTGATGAACCACCCGCGGTCATCTCTGGTCGGCTGCGACAAAGCACACGCATGTCACGatcctctcccagcccagccgcCTCACTGCCTTTCAGtttcccctccagccctggggcagagcagctcccagccctggcttCAAGTCACCCTCTCCCAGGGGGTTCAGCAGTGCCAGCGGCCTCTTTGCCAGCACCtacagctgcttctcctgcGCGTCTCCAGAGCGCCGGGGCCGTCTTCTCGTTCCCACAAGGAAAGGATGCGCTCGGAGGTGGAAGAGGAGATGCTCACACCACCCGCATCTCCTCCAGACTCAGCCccgtcctgccctgccctgccaccaccTTGTGGCATCCCCAGGGGCCGCAAACAGCTCCGCGCCAAAACACCCCCTTACCTTGAACACATGGGGCACGTGGAGCTTCGGGGACGGGATCCCAGTCACCAAGTCAATCAGCACCATGATGACGATGGTGAGGAAAACGGCAAAGTCGCTCACTGTGGCCCGTACCTGGGGCAAGAAACCAGAGCTGAAAGGGGCAGGTCGGAAATGCTACAGTGATTTTGCACTCATGGAGCTGCGTGAGGGACAGCCCAGCCGATGGAGGGCTTGGCCTTCAAGGGCAACGTTTCCCAGCTCGACCAAGCGGTGGCAAATACTGCTGAGTGCTCCAGGAGAGCCGTCTGGGGAAAAGAGCGTGGAGACTGCTGCTGGCCACCAGCTTCTACCTACTCTGCTTGGGAAGTAACGGCTGGTTTTGAACTTCTTCAGCAAGCTCGACAGGACAAAGGTGGAGAAGAAGAGGATGCAGCACCACAAGAGGACATTAGGTGCGTAGGGGCCATCGCGCCCACAGGCAGCTCCTTGAAACTCGCCGTGCAAATACCGACATTCCTGCCAAAACAGAGCGTCAGCGCACAAAGGCAGTGCCCGTGCGGCAAGGAAACCTCGGGGAACCGGGGGGTTGTGAGGCTCTTGGGCCAAGAGCCACGACCCTGTAACTGCTGCTGCCCACGGAGATTTCTAGgtaaccagcagcagcagcacctcctgAACAAGCGACACATTCAACTGCACAGAGGAGAGCGGAGAGAGGAGCTGTGACGGGACACCACGCCACAGAGCCACACCACATCCTCCGCTTGAATGGCAGGTAACCACGGCTGGAGGTGACACCGGAGGGGAAGGACGTGCTGGCAGCTCTTGGGGACAGGGCAAGGGaacagggcaggagggctgagACAGACGCgacaggaagggagaagaggcaaagcgtcccttcccagggcagggctCCCAGGACACGGCCGAGAGGGGATGAAGACGCCCATACGAGCCCCCCACCCTGTGCCTGAGCTCTGCTTCCAGCAACAACAGCCCGAGAGACTGCTCAGACATGCAAATTCATGCCTGCGCCTACAGACACGCTGGGTGAGCAAGCCAGGCCTGCAGGTATTAGGAACCACTTCAGGAAGCCAATGACTCCCTTCCAGCATGAACTCAAGTCCTCCAACTGCTCCAAGAATCAAACCACCCACTTAACCTCGCTCCCGGGCGGAAACACTGTCCTGCAACAGGCTTGAGGAGGACAGTTATTCCCCACAGTGCTGGGGACCAGGTGGCCGGGACAAGGCAGACTCTCCTTCGCAGGACCAAGCAGGTTAAACCCCCCCATCAGACTGAAGCCGTGACTTTTcagagcagcaccagcacagctggaagcCCATCAGCACCGGAAGGCCTCTGACTCTTGCACCGTGCAAATGCCCCTGAGCCCGTGACCGCGGCGCGAGGAAGCAGTGGCTCGGGCCACTTACAGTCACCGTGAGGTTTTCCCAGGCGATACCGGACACGTTGATCTTGTTGCTCTCCCAGAAGCGCAGGGTTTCGTTGCTGGGATGGGTCGGTGCCTCACACTtacagctgggaggagagaagcCAAGGCAGGGGTAAGGGAAAGACGACGGAGGCGCAACCCTGAGCTCCTGCCAAGGGGCAGCGGCGTTTCAGGAGGACAAAAAACCCACGAGTAGAGGGTGAGGAGGTCGAGCTGGCTGTGCATGTGCACAGGGTAGGTCTCTCGCAGGTGACTCAGCTTCTCCAGAGCCTCGTAGATGAAGATGACGCAGATGAGGGAGGCGAAGGCTTCTTCGGTGAAGCGGGTGATGTAGCACACCAAAGAGCTGGCGTCGGTGGCCACCAGCACCATGCAGAAGGCGGCAGTCCACAGCCCGATGCACGCCCGCAGACAGAGATAGGAGAGCTTGTACTCCCTGggaaaccaacagaaaaagaagggtgCAGAGGCCAGCAAGACGCTCCGAgctgtgcctgcctgccttccttcgGGGAAAATCGGCAGCGATTCAAGAGCGTGTCAAGGCTGGGGATGGTAAATGCACTTGCCCTGTTCTGCTACGGGCGGCCTCAGGGCTGTGGTGCAGGGGGGGGACCCGCAGGAGGCGGCCAATTCTTCCCTTATCACCATTTAGCAATTATCTTGGGTTAACGCCCTGGAAGCTAACGGAGGTCAGGGCCCTGTGGTGGAAGGTGGTGTTCTGCCGCATCACCCCGACGCCCCAACACCAACCCCGGCTGGGTTTGCACCCAGTCATCTGCTGCCAGCGAGTTGGGGCTCAATAGAAGTGCAATTGCACTAACAGGGCAATAAGGATCCAAGTCATCCCAACCAAAGGATTGTCCTGGACAACCCCCATTTCACATGAAAAGGTCCTGCTTTTCAATACAAtcatcaaaacacagaaaacaacttCAATCTAACAACTGCCACCGACAAAACCATCTTTGCTCCATGGCTGCCTTCTTGCAAAGGCTCTCGCAGCACCCAGCCGCGGCAGCCAGCCTTACTTGCAGAACTTGTAAAGGATCTTCTCAAACACAAGGACGGGTCCGGTGCTCCCGAGGATGGTGAGAGGCTGCCCAGCAAAGAGGGAATACACCACGCCGGTCATGGATGCGCCCAGCAGCGACTCCATGGCACTCTGGccggggaagagaggcagccgTGAATACGTAAATCATtagcaggggaggggggaaacacccccaaacccaaagcaaatTCCCCGCAGCAAGGACTTTTGCGAGAGTTTCATCCTCCCCCATGCCACCCAACAGAGAGAGGTGCTCACTATGTGGCCATTGGTCgcctcccccagcagccccccaaaGGTGATGACAGGGGACATGCAGGCACAgtagaggaagaggaaggacgCCAGACACTGCAGCCTCAGACCATCCCGAAAGTCGCTCCAGAACCACGGGGCCTTTCGCTTCACGTCCAGGATCAAACCTCCAAAGAgcctggaggaagggaaaaaaagagactcGTTTCCTGGAAGAGCCCATGGAGTTGTCCCTGCTGCAAAAGGACGCTCGCAGGCACAGAAGAGCTCTCATGGCTAAGAAGCAGCAGTCTCCTTTACCCATTTTAGACCCAGCAAAAACTGACGCTCCCCAAACAATCCCTCCAAcaacaagagaaaggaaataaccCGGGAGCCTATCCTCTCTTCTTGCAACAGGCCCTTGCTTTCCgaagcagcagagctctgcctggAGCTATTTACACATCTGCTTCCACCCCAAAGCAAGAAACCTTGTGTGCAGTGATGCTGTGGCTCAGCTCAGCTGCCCACATCTCCCACCTGGCCCCTTCACTAACCCCTAAATcctgctgggcaggagctgcatgCTCAGATTTCAgaggcaaacaggaaaaaaacccaaactatcACAGCTCCCACCTTCCCGTCCGCTCCAGTTCAGGACCACCGTGTTTCTCCGGCTCGCTGTGAGAAGCACTGTCACCAAGAGCTCCTGgcaccttccttttttcctgttcaaatCCAAATAAGATAATGAAGAGTCGTATTTGTCACCACGGGCTTGCTTTGCTTCTGGTCCAGGTGTGTGACTGGGTCAAACTGGGACCTCGTAACTTGGGGCCTCTGAGCACCATCCCCAGCCGTGCCGCCGTCCTGCCCCTCCCCCTCGCATCCCCCTCGGCCGCAGCACCCACCTGCGAAGGGACGTTTTTGGGGGGCTCGATTCGGATCGACGGATCCCACTCTCCTGGTGGCAAGACCGTGACCTGATCCAGAAACTCGTCGACGCCAGCCACGAGGTCAGCCCGGTTCTTGGCTTTGTAGGCAACGTCGTGGAAAACCTGCCGAGGGGAGACAACCTGCTGAGAGGAGAACCCATCTCGCACGCCCTAACCAGCGCAATAAGCCCTTGGCTAAATGCACAACAACTTCCCTAGAACCGCAGACCGGTgcgggttggaagggacctttcgaggccatcgagtccaaccccctgccgtgagcagggacGTCTCCAACTCCATCAGGTTTCCCCCACGTTTCCTGCTGGAAACGGCAGGAAATATTCCCCCAAGAGGAAAAACCCATCCATCGTGGTACTTGGACTCATCTCTTCCACAAGGCCCCCGGCCCCCAAGGCACACCACACCCTTTGGCTTAAAGGGGAGACGTTTGGCTGGCCCTGGCAATGCCACCGCTGGGGACAGCGTGCTGGGGAACCCGGGGAGAAGGACGAGCCACAGGATGCACCCAGTGGGATTTCAGCCTccagggggtggtggggggtgcAAATCCACAGGTTTGCTTTGGGGCGCCAGCAAAGGGTGGGCTCTCTGGAAAGCTGTGGGCAGCTGGGACAGCAAAGCCTCTTCCTCGCTGCCTCGGAcacagggaaaagggaaggaagcccaaaacaacccagaggCATCTCTTATCTCCTCGCACCTCATCCGTCATGAGAGTAGCCATGGACCTGCCGATCTCATGGTACTGATGGGCTTTTCCTTCCGgtccaagcaaaacaaacaggaacCTGGGCAAGAGGAACAAAGTGAGGGAGAAGAACGTGTCCTTGCTCAAAGGGCACCCCAGGGAATGCCCGGGAGCTGCCAGCCCAGAGCACGGCTCGAGACGGGACACAGAGGCTCACCGCCTCCGCCATGCATTTGAAATTCATCACAACCGATGGTGGCAAATTTCAGTTTTGGGCCAACTCTCATTAAAATTGGCCAAGGGCTTTCAAAGAtccagcagggaagggagaaatgaGGGTGAGGAGATGGGAGTGGGAGAAACGTGCTTGCTCCCACTGCCCGCGTTCCCTCGGGACACCAAACTGATGCACGCAACTGGGTGTTGTGTTCTTGGgggtttggaaaagaaaagctttgtgcTCCTCACGCAGACCTTGTGGGGATGGGAACTTCCATCAGGCCCGAGAGGAGGACAGCCGGGGTCAGGCGGACGAATGCCACGATGGGCTGGCGAAGGAAATCCAGCTCTCCTACAAGCACGTTGGACGCTTCAGCACCGGTGGGAATCTTCTTCATGAAGTGCTGCTCCGCCTGGGCACGACAAGCCATGTTCAGGCCCTTCCCCCAAACCCAAAGCCCACAGCACTCTACAGCACACTCTGCGGCCCCGTTTGCAAGAGCAAATCTGCGCCTAAAGGCGTCAGAAAGCCACAAGCGTCTCACCTTGCTTAAATCCATCGCGCTGCTCTCGTGGCTCACCCCATTTTTAGCTTCCGCAGCGGTGGCAGAAGGGTGAGGGGTGAGTGTTTGGGctggcaggaaaaggaaagacactCAGAAAGACGGACAAGGAGCAAGTGCGACGCTTCTCCTTTTTCAGGACAAGTCTCACGGGGCCAAAGCCCGGCAGAAGCCCTCACCTGGCTTGTCGAGGAGGTGCGGGTCCGACTGCTTCTTGCTCACATCAGCAAACGAGCAGACGATGGGGAGAaggttgtttcttttcttctcgTTCTGGTGGTGATGCTTCTTCAGAAGCACTTCTCGAACTTTTGCCCGCATGCCCTCGTCAAACTCGGCGGACTCTTCTTGCTGGCCCAGGATCATATCTGGGGACAGCAAAGGGAAATCAAGCCGGCAGAGAAGAAACCCCCGCCAAGTCCCGACCCCCGCAGCCCCTGGAGAAGGCTGCGCCACGCAGGATACCCTAAGCAGGGCTCAGCCTTGCTTAGCAAGACGTTTTCATACAGTTCAGCCTTT comes from Phalacrocorax aristotelis chromosome 26, bGulAri2.1, whole genome shotgun sequence and encodes:
- the LOC142048610 gene encoding electroneutral sodium bicarbonate exchanger 1-like, with the protein product MPLGRQSHRHHRPHSQKPREREKDSALTEPGYRYTPSQRVQFILGTEEDEQHVPHDLFSELDEICVKEGEGAEWKERARWLKFEEDVEDGGERWSKPYVATLSLHSLFELRSCITKGTVLLDVCANSIEEIADMILGQQEESAEFDEGMRAKVREVLLKKHHHQNEKKRNNLLPIVCSFADVSKKQSDPHLLDKPAQTLTPHPSATAAEAKNGVSHESSAMDLSKAEQHFMKKIPTGAEASNVLVGELDFLRQPIVAFVRLTPAVLLSGLMEVPIPTRFLFVLLGPEGKAHQYHEIGRSMATLMTDEVFHDVAYKAKNRADLVAGVDEFLDQVTVLPPGEWDPSIRIEPPKNVPSQEKRKVPGALGDSASHSEPEKHGGPELERTGRLFGGLILDVKRKAPWFWSDFRDGLRLQCLASFLFLYCACMSPVITFGGLLGEATNGHISAMESLLGASMTGVVYSLFAGQPLTILGSTGPVLVFEKILYKFCKEYKLSYLCLRACIGLWTAAFCMVLVATDASSLVCYITRFTEEAFASLICVIFIYEALEKLSHLRETYPVHMHSQLDLLTLYSCKCEAPTHPSNETLRFWESNKINVSGIAWENLTVTECRYLHGEFQGAACGRDGPYAPNVLLWCCILFFSTFVLSSLLKKFKTSRYFPSRVRATVSDFAVFLTIVIMVLIDLVTGIPSPKLHVPHVFKPTRDDRGWFISPIGPNPWWTVPAALIPALLCTILIFMDQQITAVIVNRKEHRLKKGCGYHLDLFVVAVMLGVCSVMGLPWFVAATVLSITHVNSLKVESDCSAPGEQPKFLGIREQRVTGLMIFVLMGCSVFFTSVLKFIPMPVLYGVFLYMGVSSLRGIQFFDRLKLFWMPAKHQPDFVYLRHVPLRKVHFFTAIQLICLVLLWGIKASRAAIIFPMMVLALVFVRKAMDFCFSKRELSFLDDLMPESKKQRLGDAKTEAQEEEESQKTMAAAAANSVQLELGETSGLDIPQQPSDRADPSEINISEEMSNTTVWKALTMKRETL